The following coding sequences are from one Armatimonadota bacterium window:
- a CDS encoding GIY-YIG nuclease family protein: MGQPFYVYMLLCADGTYYVGHTDDMENRLAEHQHGGKCVYTSRRRPVRLVWCESLPTRDEAKIAERRVKKWSQAKKSALIRGDFAGLSEAAKKRDWEGHKQRLAARSDSKTNALKSETDLLEPSTDLLEPSTDLLE, encoded by the coding sequence ATGGGGCAGCCCTTCTACGTCTACATGCTCTTGTGCGCGGACGGCACATACTATGTCGGCCACACGGATGATATGGAGAACCGCCTCGCCGAGCACCAGCACGGAGGCAAGTGCGTCTATACCAGTCGGAGGCGGCCGGTCCGGCTTGTCTGGTGCGAGAGTCTGCCCACGCGTGATGAGGCCAAGATTGCCGAGCGAAGAGTAAAGAAGTGGAGTCAGGCGAAGAAATCGGCCCTGATCAGGGGTGACTTCGCCGGACTCAGTGAGGCGGCGAAGAAACGCGACTGGGAGGGCCACAAACAGCGCCTGGCTGCGCGCTCCGATTCAAAGACCAACGCCCTCAAGTCCGAGACTGATCTCCTCGAGCCGAGTACCGATCTCCTCGAGCCGAGTACCGATCTCCTCGAGTAG
- the rbsK gene encoding ribokinase, producing MPRIVVVGSSNTDMVVKTERLPAPGETVTGGTFARVPGGKGANQAVAAARLGAGVVFVGKVGMDLNGDEAVRGLEREGIAAGFVARDPKAASGVALIFVDRSGENMIAVAPGANASLSPEDVERAAGEIAGADALVVQLEVPIEAVERAVRIAREAGVRVILNPAPARPVPAELLSEVDVLTPNESEARMLLGLGADEAADDPALLGRLLTAGCGAVILTMGARGALMVTADDATRIAPHAVDAVDATAAGDAFTGALAVGLSEGMTLGAAADFAGAAAALSVTRLGAQGSLAGRAEVEALLR from the coding sequence ATGCCCAGGATAGTCGTCGTCGGATCGAGCAACACGGACATGGTCGTCAAGACTGAGCGCCTTCCCGCGCCGGGGGAGACCGTCACCGGGGGGACGTTCGCCCGCGTGCCCGGGGGGAAGGGCGCGAACCAGGCGGTGGCGGCGGCGAGGCTCGGGGCGGGGGTAGTCTTCGTCGGCAAGGTCGGCATGGACCTGAACGGAGACGAGGCCGTCCGAGGGCTGGAGCGGGAGGGGATCGCGGCGGGCTTCGTCGCGCGGGACCCGAAGGCCGCGTCGGGCGTGGCGCTCATCTTCGTTGACCGATCGGGAGAGAACATGATCGCGGTGGCCCCCGGCGCGAATGCGTCGCTCTCCCCGGAAGACGTGGAACGGGCCGCCGGCGAGATAGCTGGGGCCGACGCGCTCGTGGTCCAGCTCGAGGTGCCGATAGAAGCCGTCGAGCGCGCGGTGAGGATCGCCCGGGAGGCGGGAGTGCGCGTCATACTCAATCCCGCGCCGGCGCGCCCTGTGCCGGCGGAGCTTCTCTCGGAGGTGGACGTGCTCACCCCGAACGAATCGGAGGCGCGCATGCTGCTCGGCCTCGGCGCGGATGAGGCGGCAGACGATCCGGCGCTTCTCGGGCGGCTTCTGACGGCGGGATGCGGGGCCGTCATCCTCACGATGGGGGCGCGCGGGGCGCTGATGGTGACTGCCGACGATGCGACAAGGATCGCCCCTCACGCGGTAGACGCTGTTGACGCGACGGCGGCGGGCGACGCATTCACCGGGGCGCTTGCGGTTGGGCTGTCCGAGGGCATGACACTCGGGGCGGCGGCCGACTTCGCGGGCGCGGCGGCTGCCCTGTCGGTGACGAGGCTGGGCGCGCAGGGGTCACTGGCGGGCAGGGCGGAGGTGGAGGCGCTTCTCCGTTGA